A genomic region of Prosthecobacter algae contains the following coding sequences:
- a CDS encoding HTH domain-containing protein: MTPVEIARAILEQEPKGLHVSDIAQKALQTNLVEQSDFDAFSKKLQSALAQNVKTREPIFRKTKIGGRKKGCYGLASKLAKPQRIRLEPDEIVLESTNYFGKAGEYAIHSELLFRGFNASIMTVDEGVDIIASKNNRFFYLQVKTSKDTNGTFVFSIRKAAFTANLNGGTFYILVARRIIQRRHLCDYVILPSSYLQHLISIGAITGLNGYTLKLVITDAGQFLLNKGEDVTTFVNRFSLIV, encoded by the coding sequence ATGACTCCCGTCGAAATTGCCCGCGCCATCCTCGAACAAGAACCTAAAGGCTTACATGTGTCTGATATCGCGCAAAAAGCCCTTCAGACAAACCTCGTAGAGCAATCGGATTTCGATGCGTTTTCAAAAAAACTGCAATCGGCTTTAGCACAGAACGTCAAAACGAGGGAGCCGATCTTCAGAAAGACGAAGATCGGTGGCAGAAAAAAGGGGTGCTATGGATTGGCATCAAAGCTCGCAAAGCCTCAAAGGATTCGTCTTGAACCAGACGAGATTGTTTTAGAGAGCACCAATTATTTTGGAAAGGCGGGGGAATACGCCATTCACAGTGAACTACTTTTTCGTGGCTTCAATGCCTCCATTATGACCGTGGACGAAGGTGTTGATATTATCGCATCCAAGAATAACCGCTTTTTTTACCTTCAGGTTAAGACATCAAAAGACACTAATGGAACCTTTGTCTTTAGCATCAGGAAAGCCGCATTTACAGCCAACTTGAACGGAGGGACTTTTTACATTTTGGTTGCACGCCGCATCATTCAACGGCGACACCTTTGTGATTACGTCATCCTTCCATCCTCTTACCTCCAACACCTTATTTCAATCGGAGCCATCACAGGTTTGAACGGCTACACGCTCAAGCTTGTTATTACCGATGCCGGACAGTTTTTGTTAAACAAGGGTGAGGATGTAACCACTTTCGTGAACCGATTTAGCTTGATCGTTTAA